From the Solanum pennellii chromosome 4, SPENNV200 genome, one window contains:
- the LOC107018416 gene encoding nitrate regulatory gene2 protein, which yields MGAASSKSERSEALRLCKERKRFIKQAVDSRYALAAAHVSYVESLRNIGIALRRYAEAEVLIESSLSTSATELDKTPSHSSYPSPSPSHVGGVSDSPVLNGSPLSPPIATRLSYMRSAGPTAVTVKVSPSSTNMYVDDVDFSTPLPPPPPPDSGSWDFFDPTDNESFRFVTHNGRQLNFDELGEKDNEGDNGIQEEFLTPKSEPRSNGHGKLEFHDSSSVMPKRAENNSQQVADGEGNNVRSEPKANGSVGTTIGKSALQVSVSKGDKPSVDEREDPSEFITHRAKDFLSSIKDIEHRFFRASESGKEISRMLEASKIRVGFSEAKGKSSVSAYLSSMGSGCCRRVGENMSGEADHVTKVIIWKRTTSSRSSSSRNPLNSKDDNDDSGSDFVEDFCMIAGSHSSTLDRVYAWERKLYDEVKTIESIRRDYDRKCNQLRHQFAKDVSAQIIDKTRSVVKDLHSRIRVALYSVDSISKRIEKMRDEELLPQILELIQGLIRMWRAMLECHHAQYITISLAYHAKASASSPQGETQKLIMSQLQDEVECFGLSFANWINSHTSYVEALNSWLQNCILQPRERTKGRRAFSPRRVLAPPIFVLCRDWSTGIKSLPSEELSDAIKDFLYDLRHSVGHHSEELQKKETTPEPGNEELEAKDEEKNDEKSSNLNCIHSSLTRVLDRLTKFSEASLKMCEDIRQKCDTARNAYLNYRPAPRSFSI from the exons ATGGGTGCGGCAAGTTCAAAGTCTGAACGGAGTGAAGCTCTGAGACTCTGTAAAGAAAGGAAAAGATTTATAAAACAAGCAGTTGATTCTAGGTATGCATTAGCAGCTGCTCATGTTTCGTATGTTGAATCTTTGAGAAATATAGGCATTGCTCTTAGGAGATATGCGGAGGCTGAAGTGTTGATAGAATCATCTCTATCAACTTCAGCTACTGAGCTTGATAAAACTCCGTCACATTCGTCGTATCCATCACCTTCACCATCTCACGTTGGTGGGGTTTCAGATTCTCCTGTTCTAAATGGAAGCCCCCTTTCACCTCCTATTGCTACTAGGTTGAGTTACATGAGGTCTGCTGGACCTACTGCTGTCACTGTTAAGGTGAGTCCATCTTCAACCAATATGTACGTAGATGATGTTGATTTCTCAACCCCAttacccccacccccacctccAGATTCAGGGTCTTGGGATTTTTTTGACCCTACAGATAATGAGAGCTTTAGGTTTGTTACACATAATGGTAGGCAACTGAACTTTGATGAACTTGGTGAAAAAGATAATGAGGGTGACAATGGTATTCAAGAAGAGTTCTTGACACCTAAATCTGAACCTAGAAGTAATGGTCATGGTAAATTGGAATTTCATGATTCTAGTTCAGTTATGCCTAAGAGGGCTGAGAATAATAGTCAGCAAGTAGCTGATGGTGAGGGTAATAATGTGAGAAGTGAGCCGAAAGCAAATGGTTCAGTTGGGACTACGATTGGGAAATCTGCCTTGCAAGTATCTGTTTCAAAGGGAGACAAGCCTTCAGTGGATGAAAGAGAGGATCCTTCAGAGTTCATAACTCATAGAGCCAAAGATTTTCTTTCTAGCATAAAGGACATTGAACATCGATTCTTTAGAGCATCTGAATCCGGAAAAGAGATTTCAAGAATGCTCGAAGCTAGCAAAATCAGAGTTGGGTTTTCTGAGGCCAAAG GAAAATCTTCCGTGTCCGCCTATTTGTCTTCTATGGGCTCAGGTTGCTGCAGAAGAGTGGGTGAGAACATGTCTGGTG AAGCAGACCATGTAACAAAGGTGATTATCTGGAAGAGGACCACATCCTCAAGATCATCTTCATCGAGGAATCctcttaatagtaaggatgacaATGATGATAGTGGAAGTGATTTTGTTGAAGATTTTTGTATGATAGCTGGAAGCCATTCATCCACCCTTGACAGAGTATATGCATGGGAGAGGAAACTTTATGATGAAGTGAAG ACGATTGAGTCAATCAGGAGAGATTATGATCGGAAGTGTAACCAACTTAGGCATCAATTTGCTAAAGATGTTAGCGCCCAAATAATTGACAAAACACGGTCAGTGGTGAAGGATCTCCATTCACGCATCAGGGTGGCTCTATATTCAGTTGATTCAATATCAAAGCGGATAGAGAAAATGAGGGATGAAGAGTTGTTGCCTCAAATTTTGGAACTTATCCAAGG ATTGATCAGAATGTGGAGAGCGATGCTTGAATGCCATCATGCTCAGTATATAACCATTTCTCTAGCATACCACGCCAAAGCTTCGGCTTCTAGTCCCCAGGGTGAAACTCAAAAGCTGATTATGAGTCAGCTGCAGGATGAAGTAGAATGCTTTGGCTTGAGTTTCGCCAATTGGATTAACAGCCATACTTCATATGTGGAAGCTCTTAACAGCTGGCTGCAAAACTGCATCCTGCAACCACGTGAGCGAACCAAAGGCAGAAGAGCATTTTCCCCTAGACGAGTTCTGGCCCCACCAATATTTGTGCTTTGTCGCGACTGGTCCACTGGGATTAAATCTCTGCCTTCTGAAGAGCTTAGTGATGCCATCAAGGACTTCTTGTATGACCTGCGGCATTCAGTTGGACACCACTCCGAGGAActgcaaaagaaagaaactaCTCCTGAACCAGGGAATGAGGAATTGGAAGCGAAAGATGAAGAGAAGAATGATGAGAAGTCATCAAATTTGAATTGCATTCACTCGAGTTTAACAAGGGTTCTGGACCGTCTGACCAagttttccgaggcttctttaAAGATGTGTGAAGATATCAGGCAGAAATGTGATACAGCTCGAAATGCATATCTGAACTATCGACCAGCACCAAGATCCTTTAGTATATGA